The Acanthochromis polyacanthus isolate Apoly-LR-REF ecotype Palm Island chromosome 5, KAUST_Apoly_ChrSc, whole genome shotgun sequence genome includes a window with the following:
- the smug1 gene encoding single-strand-selective monofunctional uracil-DNA glycosylase 1, with protein MSDDNSPVGETLHREDEETVQGQDRPKQQDSGALNGTPSSRFLRAELELNAHLRRLSFSEQVRYIYNPLEYAWETHRCYVEKYCQPGQRFLFLGMNPGPFGMAQTGVPFGEVRSVVDWLKITGEVGHPDDEHPKRRITGLACTKSEVSGARFWGFFKKLCGEPELFFRHCFVHNLCPLIFMSASGKNLTPPELPAAEREALLALCDIALCQVVEALNVSMVIGIGKMAEQRARRALSAANINVRVEGIMHPSPRSAQANKGWEDVAKAKLAELGVLSLLNNS; from the exons ATGTCAGATGACAACTCACCTGTAGGTGAAACGCTTCACCGTGAAGATGAAGAGACCGTCCAGGGTCAGGATagaccaaagcagcaggacagTGGAGCTCTGAACGGGACTCCCTCCTCCAGGTTCCTGCGGGCTGAGCTGGAGCTCAACGCCCATCTCCGGCGGCTCTCCTTCAGCGAGCAGGTCCGGTACATCTACAACCCGCTGGAGTACGCCTGGGAAACCCACCGTTGCTACGTGGAGAAGTACTGTCAGCCCGGACAGAGGTTCCTGTTCCTGGGGATGAATCCTGGACCCTTCGGCATGGCGCAGACTGGA GTCCCATTCGGTGAAGTGAGGTCAGTTGTTGACTGGCTGAAGATCACAGGGGAGGTTGGTCATCCTGATGACGAGCATCCAAAGCGACGGATCACGGGGCTCGCCTGCACTAAGAGCGAAGTGAGTGGTGCACGTTTTTGGGGCTTCTTCAAGAAACTGTGTGGTGAACCGGAGCTGTTCTTCCGCCACTGCTTTGTGCACAATCTGTGCCCGCTAATCTTCATGAGTGCCAGTGGGAAGAATTTGACGCCCCCTGAGCTGCCTGCAGCTGAACGGGAGGCTCTGCTGGCCCTGTGTGACATCGCGCTGTGCCAGGTGGTGGAGGCACTCAACGTCTCCATGGTGATTGGCATAGGAAAGATGGCGGAGCAGCGGGCTCGGCGAGCTCTGTCTGCTGCAAATATCAACGTGCGAGTCGAGGGCATCATGCATCCGTCGCCCAGGAGCGCACAAGCCAATAAGGGCTGGGAGGATGTAGCTAAAGCCAAGCTGGCAGAACTTGGTGTTCTATCCCTGCTGAACAACTCTTGA